TTCGGTTGTAGCTGGAGTTCCCAGGAGGCTGAGTTGGCCGGAGAGTACCAAGAACCAACGCTGCTTAAATCGGCCACTACTCTCCATGGATCACTAGAAGTGGAGCTCCTGTCTGTTGTTCAATGACAAGGGTCACTCCGCCGCCCTTAACAATACCTCCATGAATTGATTTAGGATGGTAGTAGACAACCCAATAATTCTTGCCTCGAAGCTTTGTGTCATAGACTTCGAATAGCTGTTGCGTTTCAATGTCTGGGCTGGTCTTCATATACCCCATGAACCTGTCCCACTGCTGGTTACCGTCGTCCACCTCTATATCGTAGCTCTCTGGATGAATCCCCATTCTTTCTAACTCAGCATTAGCCAGGAATATCGCTTTTAGCTCAACACTTCCAAACGCTTTTGTTGGGGAACCTGTAACAAGCAGGAAGAACAAGCTACAAGCAAAATATGCGATTCTAATAAAACTAGTCGGTCTGTAGCATTTTGAATGCATGAATGCTTCCCCTATTGCCTGACTGGAATAATGCCATATCCCGGTACAAACTTGAGTACCTTTCGACAACCCGGATTCAGATCCTCGCTTCCCCCTCCAAGGTAGTTGGTGAACTCTCGTTGCTCACGCCACCCTCTAGGACCGGCATAGTCATCCGGATCCGTGAACCTTAATGATCCAAAATATGAATTATGAGTGTGATATAGAGCAGTTACAGACTCATCCCTTGGAGCAGTTATTTCTACAGACCCCGGACTGTTCGAGGTCTTAGGATCCGATGCTACGTATTTTAATCCCTGGTTGGTAGGCACTCTCCTGACATACCCTCCCCACTCATTCCGCCTCGCAGACTTCGGTTTAGCACAGATACAATCTATTGCATCTAGAACTGCCTCCCGCTCGCTGTCAAAAGGATCCCCAGGTTTTAGTCCCCGTGGGTCGTTGAACCTGGCCGGAGCGTTTCGCACATAACGGTAAAAGTTACTGTCTCCAGAACCAAATCCAATCGGATCTTTCTGCAGAAACCTTCCTGTCAAGGCATCGTAATACCGCGCCCGGTAGTAGTAGAGCCCTGACTCTGAATCGAACTCTCGGCCCGTATACGTATACGGCTGCTCCACCGTGCCCGGTGACTCCAGGATATTCCCATACGCATCGTACGCATAGGCCTTGGCCACGGCGCCGTTGATATCGGTGAGTTCCGTCACCGTGCCGAGGCCATCCTGATGATAGTACAGTGTGCCGTCCGCCACTGGCGTGGTTGTGGGCACCGTCGCCGAGGCCACGACGAGCGGCGTGCCCAGCGGCGTCGTCGAGGCAAACGTCGCACGGGCAGGAAACAGCAGGCGGCTTTCGAGCACCTGGTTTGTCGCGTGGTCGCGCGTCACCAGATAGAGCGGGGCATTACCGCCGATGCCCCCCGTATCGATCAGGTCCACTGCGAGCGTCCCGGTGGCCGCGGCGGCCGTGACATCGATCGGCGCGATCGGCTGTTCGAGGCCGGTTGAGTCGATCGGCTGGCCGATCGCCGGCGCCGGCATCCCGGAGACAAACACGAAGCCCACCGATACCTGGCCATTCACCTTGATCCCATCATCCACCACCGGCCCGCGTAGGCCATCCGGGGTGGAAGCCAGCACCGCCGTCTGACCGCTGCCGAGGCCCGGCACCATCGGCGTCCGGCTCAACGGCTCATCGATGCCCGGCCCGTGGGTGTACCGGGCTTGCAGCAGGTTGTTCCCATCATACTCCAGCAAAATATCTTCGCCGTCATAGACGTANNNNCCGAGGCCCGGCACCATCGGCGTCCGGCTCAACGGCTCATCGATGCC
This is a stretch of genomic DNA from Nitrospira sp. ND1. It encodes these proteins:
- a CDS encoding RHS repeat-associated core domain-containing protein; translation: MRSKVGLSYDPAPQLTSILHQLTATSSQINKADYVYNGVGNRTSLTDRRGPQTFGYDQLDRLTSASHPLLLDPQAFAYDAVGNRTTGGSLVNPGNQLTADTNHTYQYDDNGNLTRKTLLATGNSAQYTYDAENRLTKVEEFSAGASTPAATSIYRYDGLGRRIEKVANGQTTRYVYDGEDILLEYDGNNLLQARYTHGPGIDEPLSRTPMVPGLGXYVYDGEDILLEYDGNNLLQARYTHGPGIDEPLSRTPMVPGLGSGQTAVLASTPDGLRGPVVDDGIKVNGQVSVGFVFVSGMPAPAIGQPIDSTGLEQPIAPIDVTAAAATGTLAVDLIDTGGIGGNAPLYLVTRDHATNQVLESRLLFPARATFASTTPLGTPLVVASATVPTTTPVADGTLYYHQDGLGTVTELTDINGAVAKAYAYDAYGNILESPGTVEQPYTYTGREFDSESGLYYYRARYYDALTGRFLQKDPIGFGSGDSNFYRYVRNAPARFNDPRGLKPGDPFDSEREAVLDAIDCICAKPKSARRNEWGGYVRRVPTNQGLKYVASDPKTSNSPGSVEITAPRDESVTALYHTHNSYFGSLRFTDPDDYAGPRGWREQREFTNYLGGGSEDLNPGCRKVLKFVPGYGIIPVRQ